From one Aerosakkonema funiforme FACHB-1375 genomic stretch:
- a CDS encoding class I SAM-dependent methyltransferase gives MYKWNAEDYHRNSSEQQRLAREFIAKLDLKGNENILDIGCGDGKITAELATLVPDGSVTGIDGSEEMIDFARQKFPKSDFPNLRFEYKNATNLNLENQFDLIVSFNCLHWINNHIPVLEGIEKSLKPHGKTQLLLAGKTDDTCMRMVVDKVICQVKWKNYFQELTSPFGLYKAHEYKEMLEKVGLKSNRVEAITTNMIFDGKEGFKGLLRTTWLPLTEKLPEDLRADIIDELAEAYIQFNPPNGDGLVYMPMVKLEVEATKVETSIS, from the coding sequence GGAGTTTATCGCCAAACTCGACCTGAAAGGGAATGAAAATATTCTCGATATTGGTTGCGGAGATGGTAAAATTACAGCAGAACTTGCTACCCTTGTACCGGATGGATCGGTTACGGGAATAGATGGTTCTGAAGAAATGATCGACTTCGCTCGACAAAAGTTTCCTAAGAGCGATTTCCCGAATCTGAGATTTGAGTATAAGAATGCAACAAACCTCAATTTGGAGAATCAATTTGACCTGATCGTTTCGTTTAATTGTCTGCATTGGATTAATAATCATATCCCGGTTTTGGAAGGGATCGAAAAAAGCTTGAAGCCACATGGAAAAACGCAGCTTTTGTTAGCTGGAAAAACAGATGACACCTGTATGCGAATGGTGGTAGATAAAGTAATCTGTCAGGTCAAATGGAAAAACTATTTCCAGGAACTAACTTCACCATTTGGTTTGTACAAAGCTCATGAATACAAGGAAATGCTGGAAAAGGTGGGCTTAAAATCAAATAGGGTAGAAGCAATAACGACAAATATGATTTTTGATGGCAAAGAAGGATTTAAAGGATTGCTGCGGACTACATGGCTACCCCTGACGGAAAAGTTGCCGGAAGATTTACGTGCAGACATTATTGATGAGCTAGCGGAGGCATACATTCAGTTCAACCCACCGAATGGGGATGGCTTGGTGTATATGCCTATGGTGAAATTAGAAGTGGAAGCCACAAAAGTAGAGACATCTATCTCATGA
- a CDS encoding ABC transporter ATP-binding protein — protein MTSSSPLREDLANKRSRPKESDWRLFLRLVPYARQSSRLLALAIALLIPVSISGAVQPIVIGQAISLIRQENTTFAFLQNRPFAEAFNILVVLLLVTVTVRILLVSTQSYTVQKVGQQITAAIRKDLFERVTSLAVRFFDRTPVGKLITRLTSDVEALGDVFSTGAIGIVSDLFSIVVIAVAMFLLQWQLALMLVLMLVPVSFAIVYFQHQYRMANYKAREELSALNATLQENILGINIVQLFRREQFNAELFRTINKRYITEVDKTIFHDSAISATLEWISLVAIAGVLGLGGWFVMQNNFSFGILSTFILYAQRLFDPLRQLAEKFTSIQAGFTAVERITDILNEPIEIRDPEHPKSLPPARGVEGGEIRFENVFFGYKTDEYVLKDLDFTIHPGEKVALVGPTGAGKSSIIRLLCRLYETTQGRILLDGVDIRDLPQIELRRHMGVILQDGFLFAGDVKSNITLGETYSFEAIRTAAAQTNVAQFIEQLPQGYDTELRERGTNLSGGQKQLLAFARAAIRNPRILVLDEATASLDVGTEALIQEALEHLLVGRTAIIIAHRLSTIRNVDRILVLKRGQLVESGSHEELVRQEGLYASLYKLQMLGT, from the coding sequence ATGACAAGCTCATCGCCGCTGAGAGAGGATTTGGCAAATAAGCGATCGCGTCCGAAAGAAAGTGACTGGAGATTGTTCCTGCGTCTAGTCCCTTATGCTCGCCAAAGCAGCCGTTTGCTGGCGCTGGCGATCGCATTATTGATACCGGTATCGATTTCTGGTGCTGTGCAACCGATTGTAATCGGACAAGCGATATCTTTAATCCGCCAAGAAAACACAACGTTTGCATTTCTGCAAAATCGCCCCTTTGCAGAGGCGTTTAATATCTTGGTCGTTTTATTGTTAGTAACTGTAACTGTCCGCATACTACTTGTCAGCACTCAATCATATACGGTACAAAAAGTAGGTCAGCAAATCACCGCCGCCATTCGCAAGGATTTGTTCGAGCGCGTCACCTCTCTAGCAGTGCGCTTTTTCGATCGCACCCCCGTAGGAAAATTGATTACACGCCTCACCAGCGATGTGGAAGCGCTGGGAGATGTTTTTTCCACAGGTGCGATCGGCATTGTCAGCGACTTGTTTTCGATTGTGGTAATTGCGGTTGCCATGTTTTTATTGCAATGGCAGCTAGCTTTGATGCTAGTGTTAATGCTAGTGCCGGTATCGTTTGCGATCGTCTATTTCCAGCATCAATACCGCATGGCCAATTATAAAGCGAGGGAAGAACTTTCCGCCCTTAACGCCACCCTGCAAGAAAACATCCTTGGTATTAATATAGTCCAGTTGTTCCGGCGGGAACAATTTAATGCGGAACTATTTCGGACTATCAACAAACGCTATATCACCGAAGTAGACAAAACCATCTTTCACGACTCGGCTATTTCTGCAACGCTGGAGTGGATTTCTTTAGTTGCGATCGCAGGCGTACTGGGGCTGGGCGGCTGGTTTGTCATGCAAAATAACTTTAGTTTTGGCATCTTATCCACCTTTATTTTGTACGCGCAACGCCTCTTCGATCCCTTGCGCCAATTAGCCGAAAAATTCACCTCAATTCAAGCAGGTTTTACCGCCGTCGAACGCATCACCGACATTTTAAATGAACCAATCGAAATTCGCGATCCGGAACATCCCAAATCCTTACCGCCAGCACGGGGAGTAGAAGGCGGAGAAATTCGCTTTGAAAACGTATTTTTTGGCTACAAAACTGATGAATACGTTCTCAAAGATTTAGATTTCACCATCCATCCGGGCGAAAAAGTAGCGTTAGTTGGCCCCACAGGTGCCGGTAAAAGTTCGATCATTCGTCTTTTGTGTCGTCTCTACGAAACAACTCAAGGTCGCATCCTTCTTGATGGAGTAGATATCAGAGACTTACCTCAAATCGAACTGCGCCGTCACATGGGCGTTATCCTGCAAGATGGATTTCTGTTTGCCGGTGATGTGAAAAGCAACATCACCCTGGGAGAAACTTACTCGTTTGAGGCAATTCGCACCGCCGCAGCACAAACTAACGTAGCCCAGTTTATCGAACAGTTACCTCAAGGATACGACACCGAGTTGCGGGAACGAGGTACAAATCTTTCTGGCGGTCAAAAACAACTCCTAGCCTTTGCCCGCGCTGCTATCCGCAATCCTCGCATATTAGTGTTGGATGAAGCAACTGCCAGCTTGGATGTGGGGACAGAAGCATTAATTCAAGAAGCTTTGGAACATTTGCTGGTAGGACGTACTGCGATTATTATCGCGCACCGACTTTCTACTATTCGCAATGTCGATCGCATTTTAGTACTCAAGCGGGGACAACTTGTAGAATCCGGCAGTCATGAGGAATTAGTGCGCCAAGAAGGACTTTATGCCAGTTTGTACAAGTTGCAGATGTTAGGAACTTAA